The uncultured Dysgonomonas sp. genome contains the following window.
AATATGTGTTCGGCGCTCCGTATTTTCCTTACATGAAAGTGAAAGTGGGCGATGGAAAGTATCTGGAGATAAAAGCAGATAAGGTAAGTGACAAGATGCGTTATGTGAAATCGGTTAAACTGAATGGAAAGCCTTATACAAAGGCATATATCACATATGACGACATAAAGAACGGTGCGGAACTTACATTTGAGATGGCTGCTACTCCTAATAAGAAAAGAATATTCAGCGAAGAAGATAGGCCATATTCATTGTCAAGATAGACATCTAAAAACGTATTATTATGAAGAAATTATACACTCTGGTTCTCCTGGTGTCTCTGTCATTGTCTGTTATGGCTCAGGCAGGAAAATCGTTGGTGCAACTTCAGCAGGAGTTTGTAGATCTGAGGTTCGGGATGTTTATCCATTTCAATATACCGACATTTATGGAGGATGATTGGGCTGATCCCGACGCATCTCCGGCTATATTCAATCCTGCGAAACTGGATTGTAACCAGTGGGCAAAGACAGCCAAAGAAGCCAATATGACATACGGATGTTTAACTACCAAGCATCATAGCGGATTTTGCATATGGGATACGAAAACTACCGATTACAGTGTGATGAACAGCCCTTTCAGGAGAGATGTGGTGAAAGAATATGCGGATGCTTTCCGTGCACAGGGCTTAAATGTAATGCTTTATTATTCTATTCTCGATACGCATCATAGACTCCGTCCGGGATGGATTACGCCGAAGCATATAGATATGATAAAAGCCCAATTGACCGAGCTATTGACTAGCTATGGAGAGATAAAGGCGCTGATTATCGACGGATGGGATGCTCCCTGGTCACGTATTTCATATGATGAAGTTCCATTTGAAGATATTTATTCCCTGATAAAGTCTTTACAGCCGGATTGCCTTGTTATGGATTTGAATGCTGCGAAGTATCCGGCAGAGGTTTTATATTATACGGACATTAAGTCCTATGAGCAGGGCGCAGGGCAACATATTTCGAAAGAGAGCAATAAACTTCCCGCATTATCCTGCCTGCCCATCAATTCGGCTTGGTTCTGGAAACCTGATTTTCCCACAACTCCGGTGAAATCGCCTGAAATGCTTGTTAACGACAATATCATCCCTATGAATGAGGTTTATTGTAATTTTATCCTGAATGCAGCGCCTAACCGCGACGGACTAATAGATGCTAATGCGGTCGAGGCTTTCAGAAAGATAGGAAAACTATGGAAAAATAAAGGACCTGTCGCTAAACTGCCGGCTTATCCTGCCCCCGTTATTTCTAAGAATATTGCAAAGAATAAGAAGACAAATGCCAGTTGGAGCAATGATATGAATATTATGGATTTTGCCAATGACGATAGTTTCCGTTCTGCGTGGGAGTCTAACAGGGCAGTAAAAAAGCCCTGGCTCGAAATCATTCTGGATAACACAGAGCAGGAATTCAATTTAATTACCATTGCTCAGAGGGGGGAAAGTAACTTTAGTAAATACCGGATTGAGTATTTTCACAATAATAAGTGGATGCCCCTTTTATCCGGTGAAAACAATGATATAATAAAAGTACATAGATTTAGTAAAGTACGGGCCGATAAAGTCCGTATACAAATAGACGAATTCAGTAAACCTCCGGTTATTACCGAATTTGGAGTATATAACGAAAGATAAAAACTACACGTTAAAAAAAATAATATGAAAAGTAAATTGCCCTTAGGGCTTCTTCTCTCGGCCTTATTGCTGGTCTCGTCATGTAAGGAAAAAACTCAGATTGCGGACGAATCGGCAGACCTGTCCCTCAATGCTTATGTAAATCCTTTTGTAGGTACATCCGGGTTTGGGAATGTATATCCCGGCTCGCAGATACCTTTCGGGGGAATACAGATAAGTCCCGATACAGATAAAGATTATTATGATGCCGCTTCCGGTTATAAATATAATCATATGACCATTATGGGTTTCAGCCTTACCCATCTGAGCGGAACGGGGATTCCCGATCTCGGAGACTTCCTTTTCATTCCGGGCACAGGGGAAAAGAAGTTTACGCCGGGAACACACGAAAATCCCGATGAGGGTTACCGTTCACGTTATAGCCACGACAGGGAATGGGCTTCTCCAAACTACTACGGAGTCGACTTGCTGGATTATGATGTGAAGGCGGAGATGACCTCCGGTATCCGTTCGGGGATATTCAAGTTCACTTTTCCTAAGACAGACAGTGCCTTTGTGATGCTGGACATGGACCATGTACAATGGTTCAAAACGGCATGGTCGCAACTCCGTATAGAAAACGATTCTACTATCTGTGGATTTAAACTTGTGAATGGCTGGGGGCCCGAACGTTATGTTTACTTCGTAGCCCGTTTTTCCAAACCATTTGTCCGTTCGGGTATCATGCAGGATGGGAACCCCGTAATATATGATACGAAGCGTTTCCGCAGTGATCGTGTTGCCTATGGAAATAAGATCATGGGATGGCTCGATTTTGAAGCTGGTAATGGAGCCGAAATTGAGGTAAAAGTAGCGATCTCTTCTACCGGAACATCAGGGGCATATACCAACCTGAAAGAGCTGGAAGGGCAAAATTTCGAAAGCCTTAAAAAGAAGGGCGAGACTCTTTGGGCTAAAGAGTTAGGTAAGTTTAAGGTAAAAGGGACAAAAGAACAATTGGAGACATTCTATACTTCGGTTTATCACGCGTCGTTACATCCTTTTATATATCAGGATGCAGATAATAAATACAGGGGGCATGACTCGAATATACATCAGGCCGAAAAGTTCACCAATTATACTGTATTCTCATTATGGGATACATACCGGGCACACCATCCATTACTTAACCTGATTAACCCGGAACGTAATGCCGATATGGTGAACTCCATGCTGGCGCATTACGACCAGAGTGTGGAACGTATGCTGCCTATATGGTCTTTCTATGGAAATGAAACATGGTGTATGATTGGTTATCATGCCGTATCTGCTATTTCGGATGCCATTGTGAAAGATGTGAAAGGATTCGACTACGAACGTGCTTATCAGGCGATGAAAACGACAGCAATGAATCCTAACTACGATTGCCTGCCCGAATATACAGCGATGGGATGGGTACCATTCGATAAAGAACGGGAATCGGTTTCCAAGACACTGGAATATGCCTATGATGATTATTGTATCGCTATGGCCGCAAAGAAATTAGGAAAAGAAGAAGACTACAAATACTTCCTGAACCGTTCGCTTGCTTATCAGAACCTTATAGATCCGGAATCCGGATTTATGCGGGGGCGCGACTCTCATGGAGAATGGCGTACACCTTTCGATGCGGTCGCTTACACCGGGCCGGGATCGGTACACGGTTGGGGTGATATTACCGAAGGGTTCACTTATCAGTACACATGGTATGTACCTCAGGATGTACAGGGATATATCAATGAAATGGGAGGGAATGAGATATTCGCCCAGCGTCTCGATTCCATGTTCACAATGGAACTACCGGATGATATTCCGGGAGCGCACGATATACAGGGGCGTATTGGGGCATATTGGCATGGCAACGAGCCTTGTCATCAGATACTGTATCTATACAATTATGTGAAACAGCCGTGGAAAGGACAGGAGAAGATACGTTATGTACTGGATACCTTCTACGGAAACAAGCCTGATGCGTTAAGCGGGAATGATGATTGCGGACAGATGTCGGCATGGTATATCTTCAACTGTATAGGCTTCTATCCCACTTGTCCGTCGAGCAATATCTATGCTATTGGTTCCCCGGGGCTCGAAGCGGTAGAAATGACTCTCGGTAACGGGAAGAAAATATCTATGACTACAGAGAATTACAGCAAGCAGAATGTCTATATCCAGTCTATGACTCTCAACGGAAAGGAATATAACAAAACTTATATTACCTATGACGATATAAAGAACGGGGCTGATATAAAGTTCGTTTTGGGAAGCAATCCGAACAAAGACTGGGGTACGTCCGACGAGTCTGTTGCACCGTCTATATCGAAACCGAATCAAACATTGCGTTATCAAAAGAATAATTAAATAGTAAACAGGTGGGAGAAGTGGCAATCCCGGGTGGTTGTCACTTCTTTATTAAATTATGGCAGCAGGTTGGTGGGTTAAACGAGGCTAATCTGAGATTTGACGCGATTTGAATATAAAAAATGCAAAAAAATGACTGGAATAATATTATTCTGACTACTTTAGTGAACTAATTATTTAATAAGTAAATATAATTGAGATAAACCAGATGAACACATTATTATTTCTAGGCAACCTTGGAACCGGGGAGATTATTATCATTGCCATCGTTGTTTTATTATTATTCGGAGGAAAGAAAATTCCTGAACTTATGAAAGGTATCGGAAAAGGTATCAAAAACTTCAAAGATGGGGTAAACGGCCTCGAAGATGATATAAAAGGTACTACAGAAAAGATAGACAACAAGTAAGTTTGTTCTGTCATGTTTAGAATATAGGAAACTCGGGCTTTACAGTCTGGGTTTCTGTTTTTTATAAATTAACTGGGCGATGGAAATCAGGCTTTCTCATCAGTCTCGATTATTATTCGATTATGGAAATTTCAGAGATCAGGGAGTTTACACAAGAAGGTTTTAAGGCTGTACAGAAACTTACCGGGACATTAATATCTTCCGGCACGGTTCATTTGACGGAATCATATTATAGGGAGCTGCTGGCTTCCGCCAATAGTCATCTGTTCTTTATTACGGATGATGGGAATATTGCCGGAATGCTTACTGTTGGCATATATAAAAGCCCGACAGGGGCAAAGGCATGGATTGAAGATGTAGTAGTTGATGGTTCGTATCGCGGGCAAGGTTTAGGCAGATTACTTGTAGAGCATGCTATAGGTTTTTCAGAATCGTTAGGCGCCGATTCATTAATGTTGACATCTAGCCCTTCACGCATAGCGGCCAATAAGCTTTATCAGTCTTTGAATTTCACACAGAAGGAAACAAATGTGTACCGTATGACGTTTGAATAAAACTATCAAATAGTAACGCGCCCTGATATTTAAAATCAAGTGTTACTTTATTTGTATAATTTTATCTATACAATGCGGATAACAAGCGTGTTACCAGCCGGAATAATTACGATATGAGAAAATAGCGAAAAGGTGTTACTTTTGTTACCTTTTATTTTTAACCACAGAGTAAACGGAGTAGCACGGAGTCTTTTTATTTACGGGATGCTTCACTCAGCATGACAAAGTTGGTTGTAGTTTACTACTAATTGCACAGAGTGTTACTTTTGTTACCTTTTTGCGCCTTTGCATCTTTGCGAGTACCATCTTTTAGATGTAAAATAAAGAGAAAGATACAAAGTCCTGTGAATAAAAGTAATTCAAATGGAAAAGTGTAAAAAGTGTCAACTTTGTCAGGTTTTGTGAGAGATACGATCTACAGGTTTTCCCTCATTTGTACATCGGTTAACTCATAACTAAAGAGCAAATTATTACATAACAATAAATATAAAAATACAATTATGGATATATGTCTGGATTTTGACGGTACATGCGTATCGCACGAATTCCCCAAAATAGGGAAAGATATAGGAGCAGTGCCTGTCCTGAAGGAACTGACGGAAAAAGGCCACAAACTGATCCTTTTCTCAATGCGCAGCGACCGTAAGAAAAAAAAGAAAGTGGACGGTCAGGAGGTCGTGGTAGAAGAGAATGTACTGACCGAAGCAGTACAATGGTTTGCCGATAACAATATCCCATTATATGGCATACAGAAAAATCCTACACAGCGATTCTGGACTTCTTCGCCAAAAGCTTACGGGCATCTCTATATAGACGATGCCAATCTGGGTTGCCCGCTGATTACGGATGATCCTGAGTCCGACAGGGCGTATGTGGATTGGGTGAAAGTACGGGAAATGCTCATAGATAAAGGAATCTTATAAAAAGGTAACAGTATGAAAAAGATATTGATGGGGCATAATTTCGTAAGAGAAGGATTTGCTTCCCTCGAAGGAAAGTATGAAGTTATATATCCCGAAAAACAATTGTTTACGAGGACAGAAATACTGGAACAGATAGCAGACGCGGAAGCTTTCGTCCCTAATTTTTCCTTCCAGACCGATGAAGAAATGATAGATGCAGGTAAAAAACTGCAACTGATAGCCAATTACGGAGTGGGATATAACAACATAGATACCGCTTACGCAGCCACAAAAGGCATTACGGTGACCAACACTCCCCAATCGGTACTGGAGCCGACAGCGGAGTTGTGCTTTGCCCTGATAATGGCAACTGCCCGCAAGGTGGCCTATTACAATCATAAGTTGCATAATGGTGTGCGTCTCGACTGGAGCCTCTATGGTGATTTGGGTATGCCCATTTATGGGCAGACGCTCGGCATATATGGTATGGGACGTATCGGACAGGCGATAGCCCGCCGTGCGGTGGCCTCGGGAATGAAAATAATCTATTGCAACAGGCATGCCTTGCCTAAAGAGGTGGAAGAGAAGTACGGCGCGGCGTATGTAGATTTCGATACATTGCTACGGGAAGCTGATGTAATATCTCTGAATGCACCTGCAACAGCCGAAACTTATCACCTGATGGGAGAACAAGAATTTAAAAAGATGAAGAGTTCCGCTATTCTTATCAATACTGCCCGTGGGCAACTGGTAGATGCTCAGGCTCTGGCTAAGGCCTTACAGGAGGGGGAAATATATGCTGCCGGACTGGATGTGTACGAGAACGAACCGAAAATTCCGCAGGAACTTATCGGATTGGACAACGTAGTCCTTTCCCCTCATGCCGGAACAAAGACATATGCTGCCCGCCTGGATATGGAGCAGGAAGTAGCAAAGAATATAATTAACTTTTTTGAAGGAGGGGAGATAGATAAGGTAAACTGATTACAGTTCGTTTTTCTTCAGTCTATCCAGTAATCCTTCACATGCGTCTTCCAGTAGATTGAGGACTAGCTCGAAGCCATCGGCACCCGAATAATAAGGGTCGGGGATATGGTCGTGACCGAATCGTTTCGAAAAATCTACCATGCGGTACACTTTCTTTTCCGATTCCAGATCAGGAGCAAGGCGCATGATGTTATGGTAGTTGCTGTCGTCCATAGCCAGTATGACATCAAACCGGTCAAAATCGAGGCTTGTGAACCTGCGTGACAGCGAATCGAACTTATAGCCCCTGCGTGCACCGTGTTGTCGCATCCGGTGGTCAGGCAGGTCGCCATCGTGGTAGCCAGATGTCCCTGCCGAATCGACAGATATTTTATCTTGCAGTCCCTGTTCCCTGACCATTCTTTTGAGGATGCCTTCGGCGGCGGGAGAGCGGCAGATATTTCCGAGACAGACAAAGAGTATATTATATTCTTTCATAAGATTTTTTTTATTTGAGAATGGCAAAGATACAAAATCCTTATCTTAGTTACATCTTAAACTAACCGATTGACATGATGGACGAACACAAACAGGAAAAATCGGAGATAGTCACTCCCAAATATTATTCAGGCAGAGTCCCTGCCTGCGGCGTATTTTGCGGAGGATGCCCCATGTATGTAAGGGATAAAAAGCCCTGCCCGGGTGCCGGTATTAACAAAATCAGATGTGAGAATTGTAAGACATTTCACCTTTGTTGCCAGTCGAGAGGAATAGTACATTGCTACGAATGTAGGGTATTTCCCTGCTTTAAATTCAAAGGCTTTGCCAAACGCTGGCTGAAATACGGGCAGGACTTCATCGAAAATCAGAAGTTATTGAAAGAAGTAGGAGAACAAACATTTCTGGATTATTTTAATAATAAGCTGGATGATAGTAAGTAAGCTGGTTATGATTTTCATCTTCGGAGGGTTGATCAGAATTTATATGCCAGTGCCAAAGATACGTAAGGGGCCACTTTAAACTCCGGGTCATGCTCCCTGTCCATTGCCTTGAAAAAGGATTTGAGTGTTCTTTTTGTATAATATGCCGGACGAATAGCCGACACGCCGGCGGTTAGTGAAAGAGAGAATGATTTGCCAAGTGTAAATTCGGGGCGGAATCCGGCTACCATATATTGGTGCGTGAACATCATGTCTTCACCGTTCACTTCTTCCAGAGCCATCGAACCATTCATCTCGCCGATTATACCGAGTTTGATATTTTCATGGACCCGCATACCTGCCGAAATCTCCACAGCGTTCATCATGGAGACTTTGACTTCGTAGCGGCCTCCCAATCTCCAATCCAGATAGAGAGAAGGGAATGCCATAGGATAGCCGAACGAGTTGTTTACGGCCAACCCACCGCCTATATCCAGGTTATCTTTCAGGTGCCAGATGAAGATAGCACCACCATGCGCCAGAATATTCTTCATCTTAATTCTTGATATATCGGCATGCGCTGTGTATGCGCCCGCTCCCAGAGATGCCAGGAGCGACCATTTTTTGCTGACAGGTCTCATATGGAGCAGGGATATCTGGGCATTCAGTATTTCCGACGGGCAAAGGTCTGCAGGTATATTTTTATTGTTGAACGAAGTATATGAACCACCTATGGCCATACCCCATGTGGTGGGGCGGTTGTTTTCGTTCATCTTCATATAGAAGGGTATTTGTATACCTCCCGATATTACTTTTGCATCACCTTTTCCTCCCGTTTTGTTATTATCTATATCTTCATAGCTGGAGGAGCCGATGTATTCAGTCTTTAAGAATGCCTGTGCGTACGCCCCGGTATTTACGGTTGTTATTAGTAGAAGGATAAATAAGAATCTCATGGATGGGTTATTTTAATATTATATGTCTAAGACGGATTTGTTTATGCAAATATTATATATGGAAAGTCTTTGTTGATAATGTATTTGACGAATGGCATGTTGCTTATGATAAACGGTAAATTTCTTCTCTCCTAATGAGTTATATTTGTAATATGAAAAATTATCTCACAAAAGGCTATATATCCTTTATTGCTCTTATCTGGCTGATGTTGGCTTCATTATTTCTTTTCCAGTATATGAATCAGGTCTCTGTTATAGAGGCTGTCTTGTTTTGTTTTAGTCTGTTCCTGCCAACTTGTCTTATTACATCCTATTTAAGTAATAGCCTGTTGCCTAAAGCAATTAGAAGTAAAAAGATGCGCCGTTTTGTCGTTCAGTTTATTATAATTATGCTACTGACGGGAATAATTCATTTGGCGATTTTTATCATATTTGAAAAATTGGAAGAAGCAGAAATATTTGAACCTTCAGAACTGATGAGAACTCATTATTCCGCTGTGATTGAGTATATAATGACCTTGCCTGCTATTTTTGTTATTAACCTCGGTTTTTGCGGAATCAGATTCTATTTTGAACACAGTAAACTTCAGGAGATACATTTAAAGACTCAACTACAGGTGCTTCAGCAACAGATAAACCCCCATTTTATGTTCAATGTATTGAATCATATCTATATACTGATGCAAAAAGATGTGGATAGGGCGTCGGAACTTCTGGTAAAATACTCTGAAATATTGCGTTATCAGCTTTATAATGGTAAAGAAGAATTGGTGCCATTGAGTCAGGAAATACAATTTCTGAAAGATGTGATCGAAGTGGAGAAAACCCGTTGGGGAAAAGAACTGCACGTGGATTGTACATGGCAGATAGAGAATGGTGATAGAGACATACAGCCACTGCTCCTCATTACCTTTATAGAAAATGCATTTAAACATGTCTCCCGCTCTATATCGGAAACAGGATTTGTAAATGTTATGGTGTGGCAAAAAGGAGACTTATTATCAATGGAGGTGAAAAACTCGAAACCGGTACAGCCGATAAAAAAGAAGAATGCTTCGGGACTAGGCTTGATAAATGCAAAAGAGCGGCTCGATATCCTATATCCTGACAGATATAGTTTATTTATAGAAGAAAATGAACAGACTTATATTATCCAGCTAAATATTACGTTATAAGGTTATACAAATAAAACCTAAAAACTATTCGCTGATATGAAATGTCTGGTAGTGGACGACGAACCTATAGCACGGGAAGGAATTATAGATTACATAGAAAAACTTGACTTTCTGGAGGTTTGCGGAGTATGCTCTTCTGCAATAGAAGCAGCAGAGGTATTGAAAAAGACAGATGTAGATCTTATTTTTCTGGATATTCAGATGCCCCATCTTACCGGAATTGAATTCTTAGAGGCCTTGGAAAATAAGCCGTTAACGATACTTACCACAGCATATTCAGAATATGCGCTGGAGGGGTTTCGTCTACAGGTAGTTGATTACCTCCTGAAACCAATCACCTTCAAGCGTTTTTTTCAGGCAGCGCTAAAAGCAAAGGAAATATTTGAACTGAAAAGCCATGCGTATAACGAGAATGTCAATGTGTATGTCCGGCAGGGAGATTCTTTTGTAAAGATCGCATGGACTGATATATTGTATGTAGAAAGTATGCAAAACTACCTGAAACTCCATTTCAACGATAAAACACTTATTATCCATCAGACGATGACTTCCCTTGAAGATATGCTCCCGAAAGATTCTTTTTTCAGGATACACAAATCATTCTTGGTAAATATTGCTCATATTGAGACGATAAACGGAGGGAGGATTTTTATCGACAGCAGAGAATTACCCATATCCCGGCAACGAAAAGACGAGCTTCTGAATACGGTTGTATATAAGAAGCTGATAAGTAAATAATAACGGGATAATATATATCTTTGCTATTCCTTATAGAGTACAAATGGATGGAATAATCAGATATTTAAAACAACCATATCCAGCCAATGAAAAGCCATGGCAGACTGTCATCGTGGCATTTATTGCTGTTTTTCTACTGCTCGCTCTATTCCAGCCTTTTCACCTGCAAGGTGTATTTAATAAATGGCTGATAATAGGGGGATATTCATTGGTGACGGCAGTATGTACTTTTATTGTAACTTATGCATTTCCCGTAATTTTCAAAAAGTTCTATCAAGCTGCTACTTGGACTAACTGTAAGAATATGCTCAATAACCTGATTATAATTCTGACTATTAGTCTAGGGAATTTTTTGTTTGACATTTCTATCTGGCATAGAGAACCTGAAATATTTCTATCTGTTTTCCTCTTCTATTTAGTTGCTACGTTTATTGTTGGGTTGGTTCCTGTTACTGTCATTTCATTCTTTATACAAAATAATGCACTGAAACGGAACCTGCGCGAGGCAAAAGAGAGTAACAACAGACTGCTTGAACGTTTGGCTGCAAATGAGCCGGCTTTGCCATTTAACTCCGGCATGATTACATTGAGTGGTACTACCAAAGACTCCGTTAGTTTTAACCCCGAAACGCTCCTTTACATTGAGTCATCGGGAAACTATACTACATTTTATTATCAGGAAAACGATATTGTAAAACAAAAGCAACTCAGAGCGACGATCAGTCAGATAGAGACAGACCTGCAACCTTATCCTGATATTGTACGCTGTCACCGGGCTTTCATGGTGAATATAGCACAAATTGTTTCAGTTACAGGAAATTCTTTAGGCTTCCAGTTAAAACTGAAATATACAAAGGACGAAGTTCCCGTATCGCGCACCTACACAAAACTCATCCGGACCCGTATTGCGGGATAAACAAGTTCATGTCTTATTATCACCGATTTATGATGGGCAAACTTAGCTGTTTGTCACATTTATTGCTGTCTGTCACAGAACTTTTGACACTGTTCCGATCCGGTCTATATTTGCCTCAAATCAACAAACAATTATCGTATGAATAGTATTGCTTTTACTTTAGGCTTTGTCTCAGGATTATTGTTAGCTCTATTAATCTATTAATAATTTAACGTATGAAATTCAAACATTTTGTTCCTTTACTTATCGGGCTTTTACTCGGATTCTCTTTAGGCTGGTGGGGATTCCGGATCATTTTCCCCTGGATTGGCGGCTGGATTACAATCGGTTCGTTGGTAGCATACCGGCTGAAAGGGAAGAATAAGGATCTGGGACGTCGTATTACTATTTTAATGATTTCACCGGTGTTTCTTCTCTTTTTGGGAGTCATGCAACGGGAAAATCTGCAACTGGAAGAGAATGTGTTTTATATATTATTATTTATTTCCACCGGACTATTTACCCGGGTACTGGTGCATTATGCCATTGCCAAGATTATCGGTCCGTTGATCTGGGGGCGCGGTTTCTGTGGATGGGCCTGCTGGACAGCTGCTATTCTGGAATGGTTGCCTATAAAAGAAAACCGTAAGATTCCTGTCAAATATACCCGTATGCGCTATCTGGTATTTGTTTTTTCCATATTGATACCTGTAGCTTTTATTCTGCTGGGTTACGATTGGCAGACGAATCATATAAATGAAGATGGGGGTATTGTGCAAGGGGGAAAACCCGGCGCTCTCATCTGGTTCCTTGTGGGCAATGGTCTTTATTATTTTGTCGCTATTATTCTTGCCTTCAAATTCAAAAAGAAACGTGCCTTTTGCAAAATTGCCTGTCCGGTATCGCTGGTTATGAAAGCACAGACAAGTATCGCTTTGATAAAGGTAAGACCTACCGGAAACGAGTGTACCTCTTGCGGCTCCTGCAATCGTAATTGTCCGATGGATGTGGATGTAGTAAGCTATATCTCGAAAGGGAAAAAGATAAGTTCAAGCGAATGTATCCTGTGCGGAAAATGCGGGGACATATGCCCGCAAAGCGCTATCAGGTAAATCCACCACCTATCATGTCTATCTTGTAAGAAAGTCATATACAGCCTTCGATATTTCGGCTATTATCCTCATATTCGTGGCTTCATCTTCCATCGAATCGGCAACAAAAACGGTAAGTGAATAATAACGGCCATCGGGTAGCCGGATGATTGCAATATCATTTTCCGCGGCATTCAGCCCCTCGGCATTGCGGAAAGAGGCA
Protein-coding sequences here:
- a CDS encoding alpha-L-fucosidase — encoded protein: MKKLYTLVLLVSLSLSVMAQAGKSLVQLQQEFVDLRFGMFIHFNIPTFMEDDWADPDASPAIFNPAKLDCNQWAKTAKEANMTYGCLTTKHHSGFCIWDTKTTDYSVMNSPFRRDVVKEYADAFRAQGLNVMLYYSILDTHHRLRPGWITPKHIDMIKAQLTELLTSYGEIKALIIDGWDAPWSRISYDEVPFEDIYSLIKSLQPDCLVMDLNAAKYPAEVLYYTDIKSYEQGAGQHISKESNKLPALSCLPINSAWFWKPDFPTTPVKSPEMLVNDNIIPMNEVYCNFILNAAPNRDGLIDANAVEAFRKIGKLWKNKGPVAKLPAYPAPVISKNIAKNKKTNASWSNDMNIMDFANDDSFRSAWESNRAVKKPWLEIILDNTEQEFNLITIAQRGESNFSKYRIEYFHNNKWMPLLSGENNDIIKVHRFSKVRADKVRIQIDEFSKPPVITEFGVYNER
- a CDS encoding GH92 family glycosyl hydrolase; the encoded protein is MKSKLPLGLLLSALLLVSSCKEKTQIADESADLSLNAYVNPFVGTSGFGNVYPGSQIPFGGIQISPDTDKDYYDAASGYKYNHMTIMGFSLTHLSGTGIPDLGDFLFIPGTGEKKFTPGTHENPDEGYRSRYSHDREWASPNYYGVDLLDYDVKAEMTSGIRSGIFKFTFPKTDSAFVMLDMDHVQWFKTAWSQLRIENDSTICGFKLVNGWGPERYVYFVARFSKPFVRSGIMQDGNPVIYDTKRFRSDRVAYGNKIMGWLDFEAGNGAEIEVKVAISSTGTSGAYTNLKELEGQNFESLKKKGETLWAKELGKFKVKGTKEQLETFYTSVYHASLHPFIYQDADNKYRGHDSNIHQAEKFTNYTVFSLWDTYRAHHPLLNLINPERNADMVNSMLAHYDQSVERMLPIWSFYGNETWCMIGYHAVSAISDAIVKDVKGFDYERAYQAMKTTAMNPNYDCLPEYTAMGWVPFDKERESVSKTLEYAYDDYCIAMAAKKLGKEEDYKYFLNRSLAYQNLIDPESGFMRGRDSHGEWRTPFDAVAYTGPGSVHGWGDITEGFTYQYTWYVPQDVQGYINEMGGNEIFAQRLDSMFTMELPDDIPGAHDIQGRIGAYWHGNEPCHQILYLYNYVKQPWKGQEKIRYVLDTFYGNKPDALSGNDDCGQMSAWYIFNCIGFYPTCPSSNIYAIGSPGLEAVEMTLGNGKKISMTTENYSKQNVYIQSMTLNGKEYNKTYITYDDIKNGADIKFVLGSNPNKDWGTSDESVAPSISKPNQTLRYQKNN
- the tatA gene encoding twin-arginine translocase TatA/TatE family subunit — its product is MNTLLFLGNLGTGEIIIIAIVVLLLFGGKKIPELMKGIGKGIKNFKDGVNGLEDDIKGTTEKIDNK
- a CDS encoding GNAT family N-acetyltransferase, which encodes MEISEIREFTQEGFKAVQKLTGTLISSGTVHLTESYYRELLASANSHLFFITDDGNIAGMLTVGIYKSPTGAKAWIEDVVVDGSYRGQGLGRLLVEHAIGFSESLGADSLMLTSSPSRIAANKLYQSLNFTQKETNVYRMTFE
- a CDS encoding NAD(P)-dependent oxidoreductase translates to MKKILMGHNFVREGFASLEGKYEVIYPEKQLFTRTEILEQIADAEAFVPNFSFQTDEEMIDAGKKLQLIANYGVGYNNIDTAYAATKGITVTNTPQSVLEPTAELCFALIMATARKVAYYNHKLHNGVRLDWSLYGDLGMPIYGQTLGIYGMGRIGQAIARRAVASGMKIIYCNRHALPKEVEEKYGAAYVDFDTLLREADVISLNAPATAETYHLMGEQEFKKMKSSAILINTARGQLVDAQALAKALQEGEIYAAGLDVYENEPKIPQELIGLDNVVLSPHAGTKTYAARLDMEQEVAKNIINFFEGGEIDKVN
- a CDS encoding low molecular weight protein-tyrosine-phosphatase; its protein translation is MKEYNILFVCLGNICRSPAAEGILKRMVREQGLQDKISVDSAGTSGYHDGDLPDHRMRQHGARRGYKFDSLSRRFTSLDFDRFDVILAMDDSNYHNIMRLAPDLESEKKVYRMVDFSKRFGHDHIPDPYYSGADGFELVLNLLEDACEGLLDRLKKNEL
- a CDS encoding DUF3795 domain-containing protein translates to MMDEHKQEKSEIVTPKYYSGRVPACGVFCGGCPMYVRDKKPCPGAGINKIRCENCKTFHLCCQSRGIVHCYECRVFPCFKFKGFAKRWLKYGQDFIENQKLLKEVGEQTFLDYFNNKLDDSK
- a CDS encoding DUF6268 family outer membrane beta-barrel protein, giving the protein MRFLFILLLITTVNTGAYAQAFLKTEYIGSSSYEDIDNNKTGGKGDAKVISGGIQIPFYMKMNENNRPTTWGMAIGGSYTSFNNKNIPADLCPSEILNAQISLLHMRPVSKKWSLLASLGAGAYTAHADISRIKMKNILAHGGAIFIWHLKDNLDIGGGLAVNNSFGYPMAFPSLYLDWRLGGRYEVKVSMMNAVEISAGMRVHENIKLGIIGEMNGSMALEEVNGEDMMFTHQYMVAGFRPEFTLGKSFSLSLTAGVSAIRPAYYTKRTLKSFFKAMDREHDPEFKVAPYVSLALAYKF